ATCAGCAGTTAATTATCTACTTTAGAAATATTCTTATTGCCAGTTGAAAAGATGGCTTCTTTAATGGCTTCTGCCTCTTGTAACTAAAGACTTAGCCATTTCAAACTGATGTGCAGTTAAGTTAAAACAAACTTGGTTAGACTTTGCCttttttctcagtctttctgATTTTGGTTGAAGTGTGGGCTCTATTTCACTTCCGTGTAAAACACTTTCCAGTCATCATATCCTACATAGAAATTGAATTGAAAAAGTAGATGCTTTCTGCTTTGGATCTTGACAATTGGTTAAATTAGCTCATGTTGACTGACTGTTGGTAATCAGCTGTGTATGTGGTTGCTCTTAGCACGCTTGAGCCTCTTGGAGTGAGTTTGGCCCTTTTCTGTTGAGTCTTGAGGTGGTGAATGTCTCCCACCTTGCATTTGCAGAGTTGTTTCTTAGCAGATATCAGGAAGTGTTGATTCAGCTCTTATTTCTAAATTACGTAGGGAATATCTAACCTACATAACGGATTTTATCTCCCTCTCTTCATTTTGGATGCATTAGCTAAAAGGAGCATGGTAACTGTGCAGTCTCATTTTGCTTTTGCCTATAAGTATTTGCCCTGTTAGCCAGCAGGAGGCGTTTGGAAAAAAGAGAAGCTTAAGGCAGAATTAACTTCCTATCCATTGCCTCCTCTACCATCTTGGGCCAGCTCTGtttcctgttctgcagctgcaCGCTGGCATTGTTGACACGGTGCTGGGTGTCCGAGTGCGTTGCCCTGGCTGGTCCAGGCACTGTGGGAACAGGTTGGGGGAATAGTGAGCTAGAGGTGCCCATTTTGAGCGTGTGCTTTTTCTGTTCTACAGCCCAAAGAGGTTCAAATGAAGATGGTAATTCCCATGTCTGCAGCTTCTGGGGTCTCCTCCCAGCCTGTTCCCCCTCTCTCGCTGCCCTGCTGTCACCTCCCTTTCCGTCAGCAGGCTGTGGGACAGTGGGGATCTCTTCTGCCCAGATGGTCCGCATGAGCTCTTTCCCTGGGGAACGTGGGGTGTGCAGCAGAGGATGGGGGAATTGGCAGAGCTGACAGTGCCCTtccttgctctgctctcctgcagttTCGCAGCCATTTTTCTGCAAGCCCTTTGGGGGGCTGTACTCCCTGCCTTACCTGGGGGAGCAGCCGACCAAGGCTGCAGAGGCCCTGAGCCGTGCCGAGTGGTGGGAGCTGCTCTTCTTCGTGAAGAAGCTGGAAGCGCAGGAGCAGGAAGAGATCACCTGTCTCATCCAGGGAGAGCAGGTATTGGCCAGAGCCTGCagtggggaagcaggagggagggagtgagggaGAACATTAGGGAAGGGACCGGGCCCGGAGGAGGAGACGGCAAGCATGAGCTGTGCAGGGACAGCCTGAATGGGGAAGAAATGGGACTGAAATGGGATGGCGAAAGCGTGGGGAGCTGGGCACAGTAAAGGGGTGAGGACAGATGAGAGGAAACACAGTCTCCCATGACCCTGTGTCCAGCAAGGTTTGGGTAGGCGAGGCATGCCCGTGGGGTGATTCTGCCAGTTGCGATTGGGTGGTGAGTGCAGCTGGGAGGTCTGGGCTGGTGGTAGTTGgtttggggacagcaggggaggGTGGCACTGGGGAATGGCCCTGGGGGCCTCTGGCGATCAGCCTTTCTGTCCGTTCTGGCAGTGGCTGTCACAAGGGGTGTGGGGTCTGTGGTGAGTCCGTGAGGGTTAACTTGACCCCATGGGTCCAGCTGTCTGAGGTGGACGAAGAAGCCCTGCTCCAGCTGTCGGTACCTGTGGAGCTGGCCCAGAAGGTGCTGCGGGTCTTGGAGAAGCGGTGTCAGGGCAGCGCTCAGCGTGACTTGCGCGGCTCCCACATCTACGCCAAATACTTCCTTGGTAGCGGGGCCGAGCAGGATGGTGGGGGGAGCGCCGCGGTGTCTTCGGAgggtgctggctgcaggagcacTGGCCCTGAAGCCATGATGGCCAAGGCAATGAAGGAAGACCTTTCCGCAGCCACagtgctgcccccagcccccgctGCAGTGGCGAAGTCGGATTCCCAGCTGTTCAGTGAGCTCCTTGAGAGAGAAGGGCTGTTCTTCCGAGAGGCGACGGAGGAGCAGATCAAAGGTAATTGCCTGCTACGCGCTGGGGTACACGCATGGTGCTGGAGGCGGCTCCGTTGCCTCGACGGAGGAAGAGTCTGGGCAGGGTATGGAAGGCAAGGTGCCTGGAggtggcctggggagggggggacctgtgggtgctgggtctgTGAGTGCATGGCACCCTGGGAGTTGCTGGGTGTGTTACTGCTGCCCTGACGCCTgcacccctgcctccctcccgccAGTGTTGGGCAGCTCCGAGGGGGTGAGCGAGAGGGGCTGGCTGGCCAAGGTTGCAGCCATGGTGGACGTGATCCAGAGCAGGAGCTCAGAGGTGGGGCTGCGCTTAGCCGGGCTCAAGCACATCATGAAGATCCTGGAGGAGGAGCCTGAGCCTGAGCAGCAAGTCGGCAAAGCCCAGGGCGGGCTGGGGACCAGGAGTGTTGGGTGAGCTGTGGGGTGCTGTGCACCCCtcctgctggctggggagggccaTGTCGGCAGGGTGGGGGACAGCGATGGAGGCAGGAGTGCGGGAGGTGGCAGTGGAAGTGTGAAGGCTGGTATGTCCCTGTGTGCTCATCAAGAAGAGAGGTGGATCTTGTGTCCCTTTGTTCCGGGCAGTCTCACTCCTGGGGCTGACCCAGCAGCAGTAGAGCCAtgtgggcagggagaaggagTCTGGCAGGGCCTGGGATGCCAGCGTGCCAGCAGCAGTGCCAAGAGGCTCCTCCTGAGGCGTCCTTTCCCGTGCAGGGAGAAGCTGGTGAAGGTGGCAGTGGAGCTGCTGAGCACTGAGGTGGCAgagaaggccctggtggtgctgatGCTGCGGCTGCTGGCTGTGCTCATGGTGAAGCATGACTGGCGCGTGCCGTTTGCCACGGAGGGCGGTGTGCGGGCTGTGCTGGCCTGCATGCATCAGCATGCCTCCTCCGCCCTGGTGCAGCAGGCTGGCCTGGCAGTGAGTGTGGCAGAGGGAGTGCTGTAGGTGGGCGGGCAGGGTGCAGGCTCCAGGAATGGCGGAGATGCCCGCTGCCCTCCTGACTGCTGTTGACCTTGCAGGCCCTGAAGGTGCTGGTGGGAGCTGTGGCTGGCGagccaggaggtgctggtgggaAGCCCTTGCCCCTGAACCATGCCGACGCGCAGATGATGCGGGAGATCTTTGCCAGCATCGGCTCTGCCTCCAGCGAGGGCTCGGCAAGCCTGCTGAGTGCCATCCCTGCTGCCATGAGCACCATGCAGAGGGTCCCAGGGTAGGGGCAGAGTGGGGACAGTGGCTGGGTGTGGGGGGACCCTctgcgggggcgggaggggcacAGTGGGCAAGGCAGGCAGGTGGCTTGTGGGTGCAGGGGAAGCTCCGTGCTTGGGGGAGGAAGGCGCCCGCATCGCTCTGTCCCTGCAGGGGCTCCTCAGGCGTGCAGAACGGCTTGCTGGTGGTGAACATGCTGATCGACGGCCACCAGGGCCTGGCGGAACAGCTGGCAAGCTGCGATctccccacggtgctgcagagctgctggtgggatGGGCAGAGCACTGGCTGCCCTCACGCGATGCTCGCCCTCAGTGTGATCAACCGCCTTGCGGAGCACCGGCGACCCCTGGGCCCAGAGACAGCAGGTAGCGTGCTGCCCGCACCCCCTGCCATGCCACGGCCCCACGgatgcagcaggcagggctgcctctcctgccagggcagagcaccCCAGTGGCGCCTCTCAAGCGAGTGCCTGGGCTGGGCCCATGTGTCCTTGTCGTGGCAGGCAGAGAGGCCCCACTGGACCTGAGGGATGTGCGGACGCTTCTGGGTGGTCTGGGGGATGGCATCTTGTCCAAGGACGCGGTAGTGGCCCTGGAGCGGCAGCTCTGCAGTGAAGGCGCCGTCCCCTCTGGCGaggcagcccagctgctgcaggaccacAGGTGCTTCAGGCTACTGCTGCGCAGCTTTGAGCTGCTGGGGGCGGAGAAGGCCGTGAGTCTGAGCATCCTCAGGTGGGTCCAGGGGGATTTGGTGGGGGTCTGGGGCCTCCGCAGCAGGTGTGTGAGTGCTGGTGGTGATGTTGGGGGGACACGGCGCATGTTTGTGGGTCCTGGTGGGGCTGTTCTTCTTCACCAGGGGCAGAGGCAGGTGCACCCCAGCACATATGCGGGTGCTGATTGGGGTGTCCTGGGGCGCAGGGCCAGGTAGGGACAGAGCAGCACGagcctgggtgctggtggggtgtCGGAGGTGCCTGGGGAGCCTTGGCTCCCAGTCCCTGTGGGGTGCTGGCCTTCCTGGTGgggcagggaagcagggctgCCTCTGGCAGCGCTGTGTGTCTGCCCTGGCTTGAGTGGGCCCTTTCTGTCACTCAGGATCCTGAACAAGTTCCTGGACGGTTACCGGGAGGATGTGCTGCCCTGGCATGAGTGTGTGGAGCCCTGTTTGTCCTCCCTGAGTGCCCACAGCAGCGACCGGGAGGTGAGCGGGCCCTGGGACTCCCAGCAGGCAGGGGCGGCTTTGCTGGCTGTGCCGTGCATCGGCCAGGCCTGGCGTTGGTGAAGCaggggccctgcctgcagcagcctggccttGTTGTGGCCAGCGCgctgggagaggtggggagcagctgtcccggccgtggcCGTGGCCCGGTGGCTGGCGTGCCCAGCACCGTGCCTGGCCAGGCTCTCACGGGCGCTGCTGCAGTGTCGGGGTGGGAGGGGATGGAGCGCTGCAGCATCCCGCTGCTGGGGCCTGGCGGGTTCCCGGCGCCAGCCCGGCCACTCATGGCTGCCTGCTCAGCAGGTGGTGCAGGAGGTCGTTGGCTTCCTGCACCGCCTGGCCACTGCCAGCAAGGACTGCGCGGTGGTGATGTGCCGTGTGGGCACCCGCGAGGCTCTGTCCAAAGCCCTGGACAAGCACAGCACGGCCCCGTCGCTGGCACCAGCCCTGCTCGACCTGGTGATTGACTGTGAGAAGTATGCCAGCCTCTACAAAAAGCTGACGACCAGCATCTTGGCTGGCTGCATCCAGGTGGGCCTGGGGAGGCCCGGCTGCGCTGGGGCTCTGGGTCTTGGGGCCGTCTAGCTGTCCCCAGCACCGAGGGGCAGCcttctgctctctgcctgctgcagccctgcggtGGGCGAGAGGAGGAGGACCCAGGGCCCCCAGTAAGAGCATTGCCCCATCCTGTAGCTGGTCCTGGGGCAGATTGAAGAGCACCGCCGGAGCCACCAGCCCATCAGCATCCCCTTCTTTGACGTCTTTCTGCGCAACCTGTGCCGAGGTGAGTgcggggagcgggagctggagccCTGTGCCTGGCACGTGCTGGCCTGGCGGCTGGAGGCTCCACGTGCTCTCCCCACAGGCTCCAGCGTGGAGGTGAAGGAGGACAAGTGTTGGGAGAAGGTGCAGGTCTCCTCCAACCCCCACCGGGCCAGCAAGCTCACGGACAGGAACCCCAAGACCTACTGGGAGTCGAACGGCAGCACCGGCTCCCACTTCATCACTGTCCACATGCAGCGTGGTGTGGTGGTCAGGTGGGGCtgggccaggagggctggggggcctTGGGGCCAGGAGGGCCAGCGGCTGTGCGAGGAGGAGGGGGCTTTGGTGATCTGTGTGAGCCCTACCCCCATGGTCCCCATCCTGGGGGTTGCTGGATGTGGGCAGCAgtgcatggggctggcaggggccagggcagggaggtggggacTGCTGGGCAGCACCATGATTGCTGCGCTGCAGGGAGATGAGCATGCTGGTGGCCAGCGAGGACTCCAGCTACATGCCGGCCCGTGTCGTGGTGCTGGGGGGAGACAGCCCTGCCACCATCAGAACTGAGCTCAACGTGGTGAGTCTCGCACAGGCTGCTCAGGCCATGGGGCCCCATGGGAGCGGTGGGCTAGTCCTTGCTGTGCCCCGTGAAGGTCTCGCCCTGGTGCTGGGGCCCTGGGAGGTGCCCCACAGGGAGGTGGGGGTGGCATGAGCTGTGCTGCGGGAGCCTCCTCCTGGCTGTAGGCAGTGGGTGCTGGAGACTTGGGCAtgggcagccctgcagcccagtCTGCAGCAGGGTGGTGTGCTGGGGCTGTGAGCCAGAAGGGGCCCTGGTGGGGGGTGCCCTGTGGCTGTgtaggggctgctgggggggacaGAGGCTGTGGCTTTGATGAGGCATGGCCAGGGGAGTGTGCAGGGTGGCTGGCGCTCGCTGTGTGGTGTGCTGAGGGCTCGCTGTCTGCTTGCAGGTGACCGTCCTGCCCTCAGACAGCAGAGTGATCCTGCTGGAGAACATGACCCGCTTCTGGCCCGTCATCCAGATCCGAGTGAAGCGGTGCCAGCAGGTAGGGGAGCAGGGGGCCGGGCCAGGGAGCTGGCAGTGTGGGGCATCAGGGCTATGCCTGAGGAGCTGAGGGTTGTGCTTTCCCGTAGGGCGGCATTGACACACGTGTGCGTGGCATCGAGGTGCTGGGTCCCAAGCCCACTCTCTGGCCCATCTTCAAGGAGCAGCTGTGTCGGCGGACGTTCCTCTCCTGCACTGCTCGGGCTCATGCCTGGTGCCAGGAGATCTGCCGGGACCGGGGGCGACTGCTGCAGCTCTTTGGCAGGTGAGTTGTCTCCTGGCTGCGCCATCGCATCCCTGGTgtcccagggcctggggggatGGTGCTGGCAGCCCGCAAGGGGACTGTAGGGCCAGGAGAGGAGCAGCCGGGTGTCCCACCTGGATAGGGAGGGGCCTTCGCTCCTCCCTGGCCACCAGTGGTCCCGGAGGGCCAGGGCCTCTTTGGGGTCCCCCAGGTTTAAGCTGGGCACGTGGGCACAGCTAACCCACCAGAGAGGTGCCCCACAGGGGCCGGCGCATCCTGAGGTCGGTCAGGCGCAGGTCGGTCAGGCACAGGCAGGATCTCACGGCCACAGGCGCCGCACAGCCACCCAGTTTGGCAAGGGCCCCAAGGCCCAGTgcaggcagggcctgggggcAGTGAGGGGCCCTGGCTGCTGGGGGCGAGTGGGGCTGCTGAGCCGTCATGCCTGGCAAGGGGGGGGGCACGGAGCAACCgctgagctctgctttcctgaggGAGTCCCCCCGGCCACCGGCAGGTGCCCAGCAGCACTGTGTGCTGCCCAGTCGCTGTTGCAGGCTGAACCGGGCGCTGCAGCATGAGCAGGGCTTCGCCGACCGCTTCCTTCCTGACGACGAGGCAGCCCGGGCCTTGGGCAGGACGTGCTGGGAGGCCCTGGTGAACCCCTTGGTGCAGAGCATCACCAGCCCAGGTACCCTGCGCTCTCCCGGGCCCGTCCGTGCCATGCCCCAGGCTGAGGCACCCTGCTCTGAGTCTGATTGGCCTCGCAGACCCCCACGGCGTCAGCCCCCTGGCCTGGTTGCTGAGCGAGTACCTGGAGAGCGTGGAGCCACCACGCCACACCACAAGCCGCGGTGCTGTCTTTGGTTCCTGTGTGCGGCGCCTGACCCAGCTCCTGGTGCACGTGGACCCTGGTAGCCCAGAGCCAGAGGAGGCAAGAGCAGGTGGTGAGCGAGGGGCTGCCCTCCCATGGGGCTGGGAGGACGGTGGCCCAGAGTGCCAGGCTGCGGCCGTGGGAATCTGCTGGGGAGCTCTGGGGAGGGCCCTGTGGCATAGGAGGCTCCCGAGCCAGGAAGGCTCATGCCCCCACAGTGGCCGTGCCTCCTGGCATCTCCTCTGCCCTGCGCCccccagggagagggggaggctgCTGGCGGTCAGTGTGTGGAGCCTGCCCACGGAGCCACGCTGAGCCCAGGGGTGTTCCTTGGcaggtgggaaggagaggaagaacaagGAGGTGCCGCCCAGGGCTGCAAAGATGGTGGTGAAGTCGAGCGGCCTGTGGGGCATCTCGCAGTGCTGGCGTGGCGTGGTGCAGCAGCAGGTAGAGCTTGGAGGGCCGGCCATGGGGACCGGAGAGGGCGTGTGGGACCCCGCACCAGGACCTACACCCTGGTGGCGCCCTGGGAGCGTGGTGAGGGCGCGGGGCTGTACCTGGCCTCCACATGGCCCGAGGATTGTGGGGACAGCCCTGCTGCGCTTGCCACCCTGGCAGGGCTCAGGCGTCAGCCGGGCCCTGTGCCCAGGCTAGTGCTGCAGGCTGCGAGAAAGGTACAGTGTCGGGCTACTTATTtcctgctgggctgctgctgcacttctgtcctgcccccgcagcccctgcccagcccttggGGCTGTGCTCCCACCTCACCACAAGCTCTTGGTAGCCTGCAGCAGCAAGCACCAGGGCCCTCTACTCGGTTCCTGCCTGGGACCAGGGCAGTTGGTGTTGGCAGGGTGAGGCTGGGGCTGTGAATGTTCCCGCGGGCCATGGGCGCGTCCCGCTGCGGGGCTCACCCCTCCCGCGGCGCGTCCCGCTGCGGGGCTCACCCCTCCCGCGGCGCGTCCCGCTGCGGGGCTCACCCCTCCCGCGGCGCGTCCCGCTGCGGGGCTCACCCCTCCCGCGGCGCGTCCCGCTGCGGGGCTCACCCCTCCCGCGGCGCGTCCCGCTGCGGGGCTCACCCCTCCCGCGGCGCGTCCCGCTGCGGGGCTCACCCCTCCCGCGGCGCGTCCCGCTGCGGGGCTCACCCCTCCCGCGGCGCGTCCCGCTGCGGGGCTCACCCCTCCCGCGGCGCGTCCCGCTGCGGGGCTCACCCCTCCCGCGGCGCGTCCCGCTGCGGGGCTCACCCCTCCCGCGGCGCGTCCCGCTGCGGGGCTCACCCCTCTCGCGGCGCGTCCCGCAGGTGCAGTGGTTCCTggaagcagcagggcaggcaCCGGATCTTGTGGAGCGATACTGTGGGCTGTACCAGCGCCTGCGTGGTGCCACGGAGGAGCTCTTTGGGCAGCAGGCCAGCTTTGTGCTGGCCCTGGGCCAGGGATTTGCAGGGGCTTTGCTGCAGCTCTCCTTCCTTACCACCCTGCACGTGAGTCGAGGGAGCATGGcatcagtgccggggccccaggcgCAGGCTGGGGAGGCTGCCCTGGCCCACAGCCTTGGGGTGAGCTCTGGGTGGGCGGTGTCCTGGCCCACCACCGAGCCACGGAGCTCTGCCCTGTGGCGGCCCTGGACGGTGGGTGCCCAACTGTGGGTGCATGGTGCTTGTCGCGGCGTGGCCCCGGCCCTGGTGCACTCCTGCCTCAGGCTGGTGCCTGGGCACCCTCGGCCCCTGCCCGAGAGCCCCAGGGTTTCCCACCTGCTCCCGCGCAGGGACATCCCCTCAGTCTGGCCCTGCGGCCACCCACTAAGCCCCCTCCGCAGCCAGACCTGTCCCTCTGCAGGTGAGTGAGCAGTTTGCCCGCTACCTTGATGGGAAGATCCAGGAGCTCCATGGGGCTGCTGGCAGTGCAGGGCCATTGCAGCAGATCCTGGAGCCCTTCGTTGTCTTCAGTGGCCTGGAGCTCGCCCACACCTTCGAGCACTTCTACCGGTGAGGGGTGCCATGTCTCTACAGGACCAGAGGGCCTGGTGTGGCATGGTGTGGTGTAGCAGGGGAGGTGCAGGTGGCGCTGAGGCTGTGGCGGTGGTGCTCCCGCTTTGCTTTTCCCGGCTCTGGCGTGTGGACGGGAAGGCTGTGAGGGCCCGTGGGTGCTGCCAGTCTGCAGAGGCACATTCTCTGCTGGTGACAGGGAGGGGAGACAGGTGCTGCCGGGCCCATGTGCCTTGGGGTGAGGCTGGGGCCGTCTCTGTCTCCTGGCGGGTGGCTAATGGCCACGGGGCTCGGGCCGGCCCCTGACCTGAGGCTGGCGGCTGTGGCAGGCACTACCTGGGGGACCGGCTCCTGGCGCAAGGGCTGTCTTGGCTGGAAGGAGCCATCGTGGAGCAGATCGGGCTGTGCTTCCCCAGCCGCTTCCCCCAAGAGATGCTGAGCAACTTGGCTGAGTCGGAGGAGCTCCAGCAGCAGTTTTACCTCttccagctgcaggagcaggacaagcggctgctggagctggaCACGGGCCTGGATGAGGTGAGCGTGTTGGTGGGGTGGGGAAGCTGGGGGCCACCCTTACAGGGATCCTGGGGCCTGTCCTGAGCTGTCCTCGTGTCCGCGTGCCCAGGCACTGGGGACGGCCTCGGCAGCAGATGTGCCAGAGGTGAAGGTGCTGGCCCTGTCCCCGCGCTGCTGGCCCATTTCCCCGTTCTGCTACATGGATGAACCTGGGAGGTTTTTCTCGGCGGCCCTGAGCTCCCCGCTGGATGAGTTTGCCAACTTCTGCAGGCGGAGTGAGTGTCGTGGCAGTGGGTGTGCGTGGGGGTCTCGCCGGGGCCCAGGCCCTCCACGGCAGCTCAGCCAGAAGTGGCAGGAGCGCTGGGGTGTGCTGGGAGTgcctggcagggctggccccTGGCCCTTGTGCTGATGCTGTCTCTGGCAGGCCAGGACCAGCTGGGCTGGGAGTGCACGAAGCCCCGGCGGTTGCAGTGGACGTGGCTGGGCCATGCCGAACTGCAGTTTGGCGACTGCGTCCTCCACGTGTCCACGCTGCAGATGTACATCCTGCTGTGCTTCAACAGCACCGAGGTAGGAGCCAGGGCCCCGGTGGGGTGAGGGAGGCAGCGGATGCTGGAGCGTAGCAGGGCCGTGTCCTCCCTTCCGGTGGGGTCTCCGGTGGTGTTTGGGGCACAAGCCCCCCCCTTGTTTGGCTGAGCCTGCAGCTGGTGGGTCTTGGCTGGCCGATCTCCTCTCATACCCTCCTGCAGGAGGTGGCTGTGGAGGCCCTGCTGCAGGCTACGGGGCTCCCTGCTGACCTAGTGCACCACGCACTGACACCGCTGACCCACGGCGAGGGCGTCCTGGAGCGGAGCTGCATGCCGGGAGGTgagtgtggggctggggcacccctggggaggtgctggtctgAGCCCCAAGGGGTGCTTGCAGGGGAAGTGAGTGGGCTGGGGTGAGTCTGTTTGTGCTTAGAGCGCAGGTCTGCGTGTCAGGTTGGGGCCTGAGGCTGTGTGTGGGGCTGGGGCGTGGGGCCGTGCATGGGGCATGGGTCAGCGTGGGTGGTTGGGTCTCAGGCctgtggggggggttggggacaggggCTAGGGGTTGTGCGTGCGGCTGTTGCTTGGGGCCATgtgtgggggacagggatggggctgaCACCTGTGAAGGCAGCAGTGGGAGGCCCAGGGTTGGGTCCAACAGCCACACGTGTGTCCTGGGGCTCCTTCAGGGCCCAGCTCAGGGCTTGGCTGACCCTGGGCCGGGTGCTAGCTCCAGGTGTGCTGCGGCTGAACCAGGCAGCCCTGGCCCATGCCTCTGGCCGCCAACTGAGGCTGCTGCCCCGGCAGAGGTACCTGCAGGCGGAAAGGGCTGAGGTCAGCGccctggaaaggaagaggaacatCCTCTGCTGCCTCATCACCCGCATCCTCAAGGTGGAGAAGCAGCTCCACATTGACAACCTGGTGTTTAGGGTATGGAGGGCTTGAGGGGCAGAGAGGGGCCGTCTGGGTGCTGCACTGCACTGCAATGTGGGGCTCCCTTGCTGCTGTAGGTGATTGATGCCTGTCAGAAGGGTGAATTGGGTCCAGGGCTGCAGTTCCTGAGCTTCTGCTGCCACAGTGTGGATGTGCTGTCCTGTGTCCTGCACCTCTTGAACCAGGGCTATCTCCGGCGCCAGGAGGAGAGGCCTCATGTCTTGGAATACATCTCTGTGGAGCCCACAACACCCCTTGGGGGCCAGGCACAGATGGTTTTCCAGAGCAGGCCACCAGAGGCATCTC
The genomic region above belongs to Calonectris borealis chromosome 3, bCalBor7.hap1.2, whole genome shotgun sequence and contains:
- the CUL9 gene encoding cullin-9 isoform X16, with protein sequence MHCTSTVRKNNCLAYSAASKHYYKAQENNLVLLLQRNCKISSWLAANSKEGTIEGAFPVMVDERHNGNLVVHLGPKLQACPEELIRQRRGHDGQPEYLIQWSIVSLEERAVGGSSASSAETKLENISLWMSAEEVCASCPALLGKRKLEGQWVKEEKAASPFTADVPLDETSLLEMKADVRSLVQRASRQMAETGAPESSILNTIHVLSAYASIGSLAGAFKETGALDLLMKMLCHKEKQIRRSAGKMLRALASHDAGSRAYVLLSLSQQDGIEQHVDFDGRYTLLELFAEMMSSEEHCMCFEGIHLPQIPGKLLFVLVKRYLCVTSLMDKLSSGMEQGGEQQDCAVPSLLTEERSRVKQEFEFSMAMANLILELVHVMGWDHSHKPELLPQQELRPRTTHSIFQPKTPTCTAAQMPMLTSNRGPHKKQGHAFLTPSDFTDRSGYVEYLQAKLVRGMRVRLLEDCGNVRAGEEGEFLQSTNSMHTVQVLWQSTGRTYWMHWHMLEIIGFGDQWEDPATQEKEYSLIESFNVDTVSQPFFCKPFGGLYSLPYLGEQPTKAAEALSRAEWWELLFFVKKLEAQEQEEITCLIQGEQLSEVDEEALLQLSVPVELAQKVLRVLEKRCQGSAQRDLRGSHIYAKYFLGSGAEQDGGGSAAVSSEGAGCRSTGPEAMMAKAMKEDLSAATVLPPAPAAVAKSDSQLFSELLEREGLFFREATEEQIKVLGSSEGVSERGWLAKVAAMVDVIQSRSSEVGLRLAGLKHIMKILEEEPEPEQQVGKAQGGLGTRSVGEKLVKVAVELLSTEVAEKALVVLMLRLLAVLMVKHDWRVPFATEGGVRAVLACMHQHASSALVQQAGLAALKVLVGAVAGEPGGAGGKPLPLNHADAQMMREIFASIGSASSEGSASLLSAIPAAMSTMQRVPGGSSGVQNGLLVVNMLIDGHQGLAEQLASCDLPTVLQSCWWDGQSTGCPHAMLALSVINRLAEHRRPLGPETAGREAPLDLRDVRTLLGGLGDGILSKDAVVALERQLCSEGAVPSGEAAQLLQDHRCFRLLLRSFELLGAEKAVSLSILRILNKFLDGYREDVLPWHECVEPCLSSLSAHSSDREVVQEVVGFLHRLATASKDCAVVMCRVGTREALSKALDKHSTAPSLAPALLDLVIDCEKYASLYKKLTTSILAGCIQLVLGQIEEHRRSHQPISIPFFDVFLRNLCRGSSVEVKEDKCWEKVQVSSNPHRASKLTDRNPKTYWESNGSTGSHFITVHMQRGVVVREMSMLVASEDSSYMPARVVVLGGDSPATIRTELNVVTVLPSDSRVILLENMTRFWPVIQIRVKRCQQGGIDTRVRGIEVLGPKPTLWPIFKEQLCRRTFLSCTARAHAWCQEICRDRGRLLQLFGRLNRALQHEQGFADRFLPDDEAARALGRTCWEALVNPLVQSITSPDPHGVSPLAWLLSEYLESVEPPRHTTSRGAVFGSCVRRLTQLLVHVDPGSPEPEEARAGGGKERKNKEVPPRAAKMVVKSSGLWGISQCWRGVVQQQVQWFLEAAGQAPDLVERYCGLYQRLRGATEELFGQQASFVLALGQGFAGALLQLSFLTTLHVSEQFARYLDGKIQELHGAAGSAGPLQQILEPFVVFSGLELAHTFEHFYRHYLGDRLLAQGLSWLEGAIVEQIGLCFPSRFPQEMLSNLAESEELQQQFYLFQLQEQDKRLLELDTGLDEALGTASAADVPEVKVLALSPRCWPISPFCYMDEPGRFFSAALSSPLDEFANFCRRSQDQLGWECTKPRRLQWTWLGHAELQFGDCVLHVSTLQMYILLCFNSTEEVAVEALLQATGLPADLVHHALTPLTHGEGVLERSCMPGAPGVLRLNQAALAHASGRQLRLLPRQRYLQAERAEVSALERKRNILCCLITRILKVEKQLHIDNLVFRVIDACQKGELGPGLQFLSFCCHSVDVLSCVLHLLNQGYLRRQEERPHVLEYISVEPTTPLGGQAQMVFQSRPPEASPDEDSRDCLYWLNPGIGRSEEFLMAMLHVPMGHTLSPEEAKLLMNQTVQQVQDTLSIPDDVARHLLMHCRWNVDFLIQCYVENRETLLISSGLQVQDAQPPPSPGTHCPVCVNHLCPTEQPPTLCCMHYCCKPCWSEYLTTRIEQNMVVNCTCPISECRAQPTTAFICSIISSEEIIAKYEKALLRGYVECCSNLTWCTNPQGCDQILLKDGFGYGAACSKCSWISCFNCNFPEAHYPASCSHMSQWVDDDGYYEGMTSEAQSKHLAKLISKHCPSCQAQIEKNEGCLHMTCAKCNHGFCWRCLKPWRPIHKDYYNCSAMVSKAAWQEKRFQDYNERCTFHHHAREFAVTLRNRVSSISEMPKIRTLTFVLDACKVLEQARKVLAYSCVYSYYNQDTESMDIVEQQTESLELHTNALQILLEEALLHYQDLASSLQLLKAEHFSAGLELVHQIKERLFAILWHSTQDFHVGLQTLADPGQRKVNLSNVPTSAPACIGPKHTILCDSPNTDEGGKEVEDEEYEPQWQEDYDDDDDLEEDNFLFDDESDNLDCDSYFDDDDAYD